In the Thermosipho affectus genome, one interval contains:
- the cas10 gene encoding type III-B CRISPR-associated protein Cas10/Cmr2, which yields MKKYLFLFTIGPVQSFIAQARKTHDLWAGSKILSDLIEYAIYALEEKVKTCKIIFPHKEIKSKPNRFIAIIESDDPKGIGMDIENKVKDQLKKLSFDIVKKYANFDISEIFFEQIENFLEIYWVILPYEESDYSELYGKIEGYLGSIKNIKRFRQNSLDCVESYRKCSVCGQREALFYRKSDKKPRNISFQAQEINEFRLNQGESLCGICFIKRFYKTKSSSFSSTAKIASLSWVEKLTQVEIKEYKDFFKNFGEELFFDENLRKEHLIKYDHYKDDENLEKAKKYLNNLYKKYGVPSKYYAIVMLDGDSMGKWLSGEFLSDKSHLRDFHLELSKKLGEYTDKTKEIIEGKGELVYAGGDDVLSFVNIDHLLFVMKNLRDFFPKFEEIKNVKNRNKSSASMGVVIAHYKMPLSEVIKWARKMEKEAKEDKKDKNKKDKKDKKDAFAIAVLKRSGEIHKIKYKWYLNGKSTVDIIKSIVKSIIDKNFSSTFTKVLADELRRFKYDVNEKFIKSECKRLLKRASNPNEVSLKSNEIEELSDKLLDLFVESYSLQNFISTLNIINFLSKEVGELNDN from the coding sequence ATGAAAAAATATCTTTTTCTTTTTACGATAGGACCTGTTCAATCTTTTATAGCACAAGCTAGGAAAACCCATGATTTGTGGGCAGGAAGTAAAATTCTTTCAGATTTAATAGAATATGCAATATATGCTTTAGAAGAAAAAGTTAAAACTTGTAAAATAATATTCCCCCACAAGGAAATAAAATCAAAACCCAATAGGTTTATAGCTATTATCGAAAGTGATGATCCAAAGGGGATAGGAATGGATATAGAGAATAAGGTAAAGGATCAATTAAAAAAACTTTCTTTTGATATAGTGAAAAAATATGCAAATTTTGATATTTCTGAGATTTTTTTTGAGCAGATAGAAAATTTTCTTGAGATATATTGGGTTATTTTACCGTATGAGGAAAGTGATTATTCTGAATTGTATGGAAAGATAGAGGGTTATTTAGGATCAATAAAGAATATTAAAAGATTTAGACAAAACTCTTTAGATTGCGTTGAAAGTTATAGAAAATGTTCTGTGTGTGGTCAAAGAGAAGCTTTATTTTACAGAAAAAGTGATAAAAAGCCAAGAAATATAAGTTTTCAGGCACAGGAAATAAATGAATTTAGATTAAATCAAGGAGAAAGTTTATGTGGTATATGTTTTATTAAGAGGTTTTATAAAACCAAAAGCTCTTCATTTTCTTCAACTGCCAAAATAGCTTCTTTAAGTTGGGTAGAAAAATTAACACAAGTTGAAATAAAAGAATACAAAGATTTTTTCAAAAATTTTGGCGAAGAACTTTTTTTTGATGAGAATTTAAGAAAAGAGCATTTAATAAAATATGATCATTATAAAGACGACGAAAATTTAGAAAAAGCCAAAAAATACCTAAATAACCTTTATAAAAAATACGGTGTTCCATCAAAGTATTATGCTATTGTTATGCTTGATGGAGATTCAATGGGGAAGTGGTTATCAGGAGAGTTTTTGTCTGATAAATCACATCTTAGAGATTTTCATTTGGAACTTTCAAAAAAGTTGGGAGAATATACAGACAAGACAAAAGAAATAATTGAAGGAAAAGGCGAGTTAGTTTATGCTGGAGGAGATGATGTGCTTTCTTTTGTAAACATTGATCATCTTCTTTTTGTTATGAAAAATCTAAGGGATTTTTTTCCAAAATTTGAAGAAATTAAAAATGTAAAAAACAGAAATAAATCTTCTGCTTCTATGGGAGTTGTTATTGCACATTATAAAATGCCACTTTCTGAGGTAATAAAGTGGGCAAGAAAAATGGAAAAGGAAGCAAAAGAAGATAAAAAAGATAAAAATAAAAAAGATAAAAAAGATAAAAAAGATGCCTTTGCCATAGCAGTATTAAAACGTTCTGGTGAAATACACAAAATTAAGTATAAATGGTATTTAAATGGTAAAAGCACAGTTGATATCATAAAAAGTATTGTCAAAAGTATAATTGATAAAAATTTTTCAAGCACTTTTACAAAAGTATTAGCTGATGAACTCAGGAGGTTTAAATACGATGTAAACGAGAAATTCATCAAATCAGAATGTAAAAGATTGTTAAAGAGAGCTTCAAATCCCAATGAGGTATCTTTAAAATCAAATGAAATTGAAGAGTTAAGTGATAAATTATTAGACTTATTTGTAGAATCTTATTCTTTACAAAACTTTATATCCACTCTAAACATTATAAATTTTCTTTCAAAAGAGGTAGGTGAATTAAATGATAATTGA